Proteins encoded within one genomic window of uncultured Draconibacterium sp.:
- a CDS encoding ATP-binding cassette domain-containing protein, translating to MITLKNIIKTFDGNTVLKSISTVFEQGKTNLIIGRSGSGKTVLLKSTLGLFEVDGGEIWYNDRNFTQMNEKERKVLRREVGMVFQGGALFDSISVEDNVRFPLEMFTEMSSAEKQKRVDFCLDHVNIEKHAFKLSPSEISGGMQKRVAIARAIALNPKYLFCDEPNSGLDPETATVIDKLIQNLTKEFQMTTIINTHDMNSVIEIGESVLFISQGEKEWEGTKHDILNSGNQKLEDFIFANKLYAQMKKGQ from the coding sequence ATGATTACACTTAAAAACATCATAAAAACTTTCGACGGCAATACGGTTCTGAAAAGTATTTCAACCGTTTTTGAGCAGGGAAAAACCAACCTGATTATTGGCCGAAGCGGATCGGGGAAAACGGTTTTACTAAAATCGACACTCGGACTTTTTGAGGTTGACGGTGGCGAGATTTGGTACAACGACCGCAATTTTACCCAAATGAACGAGAAAGAACGTAAAGTGCTGCGCCGCGAAGTGGGAATGGTTTTCCAGGGTGGTGCATTGTTCGATAGTATTTCGGTGGAAGACAATGTGCGTTTTCCGCTTGAAATGTTTACAGAAATGAGCTCGGCCGAAAAACAAAAGCGTGTTGATTTTTGCCTCGATCATGTAAACATCGAAAAACATGCATTTAAACTTTCGCCCAGCGAAATTAGTGGCGGAATGCAAAAACGTGTGGCCATTGCCCGCGCTATTGCTTTAAATCCGAAATACTTGTTTTGCGACGAACCCAACTCGGGTCTCGACCCCGAAACAGCAACGGTTATCGATAAACTTATTCAGAACCTGACTAAAGAGTTCCAGATGACCACCATTATCAACACCCACGACATGAACTCGGTTATCGAGATTGGTGAGTCGGTACTTTTTATTTCGCAAGGAGAAAAAGAATGGGAAGGCACTAAACACGACATCCTGAATTCGGGTAACCAAAAGCTGGAAGATTTTATTTTTGCCAACAAACTTTATGCGCAAATGAAGAAGGGACAATAA
- a CDS encoding MGMT family protein, which translates to MSDFFNQVYEVVKQIPPGRVTSYGAIAASIGSPGAARMVGWAMNASHSHEEFVPAHRVVNRNGLLTGKHHFDNPNAMQELLEAEGLKLDGDKILDFKEKFWDPKKEL; encoded by the coding sequence ATGTCCGATTTTTTTAACCAGGTTTACGAAGTTGTAAAACAAATCCCACCGGGACGGGTAACATCGTATGGTGCTATTGCTGCCAGTATCGGATCGCCGGGAGCTGCACGAATGGTAGGCTGGGCAATGAATGCCAGTCACTCGCACGAGGAGTTTGTTCCGGCACACCGGGTAGTAAACCGTAACGGACTGTTAACCGGGAAACATCATTTCGATAATCCAAATGCCATGCAGGAACTGCTGGAAGCGGAAGGGCTGAAACTCGATGGTGACAAAATTCTCGATTTCAAAGAAAAGTTCTGGGATCCGAAGAAGGAATTGTAA
- the trmB gene encoding tRNA (guanosine(46)-N7)-methyltransferase TrmB produces the protein MGKGKLKKFDEMMGFEHVVQAPFHKVGHDDFHLKGKWSADFFKNDQPLILELGCGKGEYTVELATMNPNINYIGVDIKGARLWKGAKLAFQREMKNVGFLRTNIELIPQFFCENEVNEIWLTFPDPQMRKARKRLTSTTFLNKYRNFLKPGGVVHLKTDSNFQYNYTLEMAKLNKFEILAQTDNLYEWEGLTDVLRIRTFYEKQWLDRGIPSKYLAFIPHNGEYKEPEIDIERDEYRSFGRSARDL, from the coding sequence GTGGGAAAAGGAAAGCTGAAAAAGTTTGATGAAATGATGGGCTTCGAACACGTTGTTCAGGCGCCGTTTCATAAGGTTGGCCACGATGATTTTCATTTAAAAGGAAAATGGTCGGCCGATTTTTTTAAAAACGATCAACCCCTGATTTTAGAGTTGGGTTGTGGCAAGGGCGAGTATACCGTTGAGCTGGCGACAATGAATCCGAACATCAATTATATTGGTGTGGATATTAAAGGTGCGCGGCTGTGGAAAGGTGCAAAACTGGCCTTTCAGCGCGAAATGAAAAATGTGGGATTTTTGCGTACCAACATCGAATTGATTCCGCAGTTTTTTTGCGAAAATGAAGTAAATGAAATCTGGTTGACTTTTCCCGATCCGCAAATGCGGAAAGCCCGGAAACGCCTTACATCAACAACTTTCCTGAATAAATACAGGAATTTTCTGAAACCCGGAGGTGTGGTGCATTTGAAAACCGACAGTAATTTTCAGTACAACTACACGCTGGAAATGGCCAAACTGAATAAGTTTGAAATACTGGCACAAACCGATAATTTGTACGAGTGGGAAGGATTAACCGATGTGTTACGCATTCGCACGTTTTACGAAAAGCAGTGGCTCGACCGCGGAATACCAAGCAAGTACCTGGCATTTATTCCACACAACGGAGAATACAAAGAACCCGAAATTGATATTGAACGCGACGAGTACCGAAGTTTTGGGCGTAGTGCACGAGACTTATAG
- a CDS encoding tetratricopeptide repeat protein produces MKKRLLHTIFLFLLVSIFAGCSTEKNTRASRTFHNVTSRYNVYFNANEAVKEGVATIEERIEDDFTRILPIYKASDPSATRMVKSDMDYAVIKCSKLIEIHSITKKPKRKRGGGSRKYQEFASQDEFNNWIDDSYLLMGKAYFYQHNFYAAIDNFSYVVRKYPDEETADEAQVWLIRAYTELERYIEANEVIQSIQSYDDFPKSLERDFAIATAFYYKKQYEYDNAIRLLDIAIDKTFWKKDKARLQYIVAQLYQELGQNEAAAAAFKKVTKMNPDYTMAFNAMINGAGVFSGEGNTEDLKKQLNKMLRDKKNVDFRDQIYYALGNIFFREGNRDVAKDNYKQSVATSFKNQYQRALSSITLADIYFEDLNYRGAQSYYDSAMIIIDETYPNYEDVSARYGSLTNLVDNILLVEREDSLQRVAQMSDVEREALIASLMKEEQESQRNLENLAMQDAQSQGYYRSNRYRMGMGNSGGGGWYFYNPQTVSYGRVTFQQQWGRRTLEDDWRRSNKATVSMEEGEEMVEAEPEEQRVEDPLKKEFYTQDLPLTDSMMTVSHERIRNALYNSGKIFKSEFEDYERSAQAFEELIKRYPNNIYLLSAYFDLYDLYELMGDKEKSNYYRNLIISEYPKSKFAQYLQNPNFFVEMAAKTDSMNRLYQETFRNYKQGRYQNVLSLTGQMKSMEPDSVIVPKIDFMEMVADGVLTDVHNFEALLKGYLAEYPAKEPSPLAQEILTLIQDSTLTDYQKLVEMGYISEEIQNEELLPENFFADDEFGGKFSYDEDLLHYFVIAYPRDKEDNIDLNRLKFDIANYNIDHYTKIDYDIETEYLDDKLAFLLVRSMTNKENALIYHGAIIRKASVFKTLQGIDYMNFVISSTNYRAVMEERSTADYMKFFVKNYSRFIRSNFSDDEMDISPEELMARAAAEANALNERGTFVTVKAGPAGLYDTHVDTTQNFVIAVKDKGLSLRPLMRGFADFNRDQFRAWGLALQAKEVGDYQLLVVHGIPALNESMSYFRRAITTRSLFEPLGQSTYRNFLITDDNLQTLLDENKVDEYITFFRNNYIQRRASSSTSETESQTAPTETTTTQTAEPTQAVQPDATSVDDLPYNQNIEGPHRIVFVIPATGVFKEAFINGIEAYNQSNFANSGFTIEEQQLDQVRQLIIVKGMEDEATARQYFSVVVRNRDLFDPLGTAQYRNFLISDENFDIFLREKNITEYMDFYKQVYLNK; encoded by the coding sequence TTGAAGAAACGACTTTTACATACCATATTCCTGTTCTTATTGGTTTCGATTTTTGCCGGCTGTTCTACTGAAAAAAACACCCGTGCTTCACGAACTTTCCATAATGTTACTTCGCGTTACAATGTTTATTTTAATGCCAACGAGGCAGTAAAAGAGGGTGTTGCAACTATTGAAGAGCGCATTGAGGACGACTTTACCCGTATTTTGCCCATCTACAAAGCGAGCGATCCATCGGCTACGCGCATGGTAAAATCAGATATGGATTATGCGGTTATAAAATGTTCGAAACTGATCGAGATCCATTCCATCACAAAAAAGCCAAAACGTAAAAGGGGTGGTGGTTCGCGTAAATACCAGGAGTTTGCCAGCCAGGATGAGTTTAACAATTGGATCGACGATAGTTACCTCTTAATGGGGAAAGCCTATTTCTATCAACATAATTTTTATGCAGCCATCGATAATTTCTCGTATGTGGTGCGTAAATACCCCGACGAGGAAACCGCCGATGAGGCGCAGGTTTGGCTGATTCGGGCCTATACCGAGCTGGAGCGTTACATTGAAGCCAATGAAGTTATTCAGTCCATTCAGTCCTACGATGATTTTCCCAAAAGCCTGGAGCGCGATTTTGCCATTGCAACAGCTTTCTATTACAAAAAGCAGTATGAGTACGACAATGCCATTCGCTTGCTTGATATTGCCATCGACAAAACATTCTGGAAAAAAGATAAGGCCCGCCTGCAATATATTGTAGCGCAACTGTACCAGGAACTTGGCCAGAATGAGGCGGCAGCGGCAGCCTTTAAAAAGGTAACAAAAATGAATCCTGATTATACCATGGCGTTTAACGCAATGATAAACGGGGCAGGTGTATTTTCGGGCGAAGGAAATACGGAAGATTTGAAAAAGCAGTTGAATAAAATGCTGCGCGACAAAAAGAATGTCGATTTCCGCGACCAGATTTATTACGCATTGGGTAATATCTTTTTCCGCGAAGGAAATCGCGATGTTGCAAAGGATAACTACAAACAATCAGTAGCTACAAGTTTTAAAAATCAATACCAACGGGCATTGTCGTCAATTACTTTGGCCGATATTTATTTTGAGGATTTAAATTATCGTGGTGCGCAGTCGTACTACGATAGTGCGATGATTATTATCGACGAAACGTATCCGAATTACGAGGATGTGTCGGCACGTTACGGGAGTTTAACCAACCTGGTTGACAATATTTTGTTGGTTGAACGTGAAGACAGTTTGCAAAGAGTAGCTCAAATGTCGGATGTAGAGCGCGAAGCTCTGATTGCCAGCCTGATGAAAGAAGAACAGGAGAGCCAGCGAAACTTGGAAAATCTGGCCATGCAGGATGCGCAAAGTCAGGGGTACTACCGCTCAAACCGTTACCGAATGGGAATGGGAAATTCAGGTGGCGGAGGCTGGTATTTCTATAATCCGCAAACGGTGTCGTACGGGCGGGTAACTTTCCAGCAGCAATGGGGGCGACGAACACTTGAGGACGATTGGCGACGATCGAACAAGGCCACGGTGTCGATGGAAGAAGGAGAGGAAATGGTAGAGGCCGAACCCGAAGAACAGCGTGTTGAAGACCCGCTGAAAAAGGAATTTTATACGCAGGATTTGCCTTTAACCGACTCGATGATGACAGTGTCGCACGAGCGAATTCGTAATGCACTTTACAACTCAGGAAAAATATTTAAATCGGAATTTGAAGATTATGAGCGTTCGGCCCAGGCTTTTGAAGAGTTGATAAAACGCTATCCAAACAATATTTACCTGTTGTCGGCTTATTTCGATTTGTATGATTTGTATGAATTAATGGGCGACAAAGAAAAATCGAACTACTACCGTAATCTCATTATTTCTGAATATCCGAAGAGTAAGTTTGCGCAGTACCTGCAAAATCCAAATTTCTTTGTGGAGATGGCAGCGAAAACAGATAGTATGAACCGCTTGTACCAGGAAACCTTCAGAAATTATAAACAGGGAAGGTACCAGAATGTGCTGTCGCTTACCGGGCAAATGAAAAGTATGGAGCCCGATAGTGTGATTGTTCCGAAAATTGATTTTATGGAAATGGTTGCCGACGGTGTTTTAACCGATGTCCACAATTTTGAAGCTCTGCTAAAAGGTTACCTGGCAGAATATCCGGCAAAAGAACCATCGCCGCTGGCACAGGAAATTCTTACGCTGATTCAGGACAGTACATTAACCGACTACCAGAAATTGGTGGAAATGGGCTACATCAGCGAAGAGATTCAGAACGAAGAATTGTTACCTGAAAATTTCTTTGCCGACGATGAGTTTGGTGGTAAATTCAGTTACGACGAAGATCTGTTGCACTATTTTGTAATTGCCTATCCACGAGATAAAGAAGACAATATCGATCTAAATCGTTTGAAGTTTGACATTGCTAATTACAACATCGACCACTACACAAAAATTGACTACGATATTGAAACAGAGTATCTGGATGATAAGCTGGCTTTTCTGTTGGTACGCTCAATGACGAACAAGGAAAATGCTTTGATTTATCATGGTGCGATCATCAGAAAAGCGTCTGTTTTCAAAACTTTACAGGGAATTGATTACATGAACTTTGTAATATCGTCGACCAACTACCGTGCGGTTATGGAAGAGCGCTCAACGGCCGATTACATGAAGTTTTTTGTGAAGAATTATAGCCGTTTTATCCGTTCGAATTTCAGTGACGACGAAATGGATATTTCGCCTGAAGAGTTGATGGCACGTGCCGCAGCAGAAGCCAACGCGCTGAATGAACGTGGTACTTTTGTTACAGTAAAAGCAGGTCCTGCGGGGTTGTACGATACGCATGTTGATACAACTCAGAATTTTGTGATTGCCGTTAAAGACAAAGGCCTGTCGTTGCGTCCGCTAATGCGGGGATTTGCTGACTTTAACCGCGATCAGTTTCGGGCGTGGGGATTGGCGCTGCAGGCAAAAGAAGTGGGTGATTACCAGTTGTTGGTGGTTCATGGAATACCGGCGTTGAACGAATCGATGTCGTATTTCCGCCGTGCAATTACCACACGTAGTTTATTCGAGCCGTTGGGACAATCGACGTACCGGAACTTCCTGATTACGGATGATAACCTGCAGACACTGCTCGACGAGAATAAGGTGGACGAATACATCACTTTCTTCCGTAACAATTATATCCAACGCAGGGCTTCAAGTTCTACATCAGAAACTGAAAGTCAGACAGCACCAACGGAAACAACTACTACGCAGACTGCTGAGCCAACACAGGCTGTTCAACCCGATGCTACTTCTGTGGATGATTTGCCTTATAACCAGAACATTGAAGGGCCGCACCGTATTGTGTTTGTAATTCCGGCAACGGGTGTATTTAAAGAGGCGTTTATCAACGGAATTGAAGCGTATAACCAGTCGAATTTTGCCAACTCAGGTTTTACTATCGAAGAGCAGCAACTGGATCAGGTTCGTCAATTGATCATTGTTAAAGGTATGGAAGATGAGGCAACGGCACGTCAGTACTTTAGTGTGGTGGTGCGTAACCGCGACCTGTTCGATCCGCTTGGAACAGCACAATACCGGAATTTCCTGATTTCGGATGAGAACTTCGATATTTTCCTCCGCGAGAAGAATATCACGGAATACATGGATTTCTACAAACAAGTATACCTCAATAAATAG
- a CDS encoding bifunctional response regulator/alkaline phosphatase family protein: MNKPRILWTDDEIDLLRAHIIFLQEKGYEVETTTNGLDAIEKVEAGYFDIIFLDENMPGLTGLETLTKIKDVAPNVPVVMITKSEEENIMDEAVGAKIADYLIKPVNPKQILLTLKKNIDQKRLVTEQTTSKYQMQFARIGMRLNDRLTFDEWKDIYRQLVYWELELSESEDSAMDQVLFMQKEEANKAFFRFIKENYQDWFEADFEDRPMLSPDIFKHRVFPHLNDGKKTFVLIVDNLRYDQWRIFSPEINNYFRTVTEDLYCGILPTATMYARNAMFAGLMPSEIEKVYPQLWLDDDNEGHKNRNEEELLRKQLERFARKESLYFEKGSGAKKERWVTENLNNILKNDLSVMVVNFVDMISHARTEMDMIRELANNEKAYRSLTLSWFKNSSLLELLKALADEDIRVVITTDHGAIRVDNPVKIIGDRETNTNLRYKLGKNLNFKSKNVFEIRDPRSIYLPSRNVSTSYVFAQGSDFFAYPNNYNYYANYYKDTFQHGGISMEELIIPVVTLDPKK; this comes from the coding sequence ATGAACAAGCCAAGAATACTCTGGACAGACGATGAAATAGATCTCTTACGCGCACACATTATATTTCTGCAGGAAAAAGGTTACGAAGTTGAAACGACCACCAACGGACTCGATGCTATTGAGAAAGTTGAAGCCGGTTATTTCGACATTATTTTTCTCGACGAGAATATGCCGGGCCTGACCGGTTTGGAAACGCTTACAAAAATTAAAGATGTTGCGCCAAATGTGCCGGTGGTAATGATTACCAAAAGTGAAGAGGAAAACATTATGGATGAGGCAGTTGGTGCTAAAATTGCCGATTACCTGATAAAACCGGTAAATCCAAAACAGATTTTACTAACCCTGAAAAAGAACATCGATCAGAAACGTTTGGTTACTGAACAAACCACATCGAAATACCAGATGCAGTTTGCCCGGATTGGAATGAGACTGAACGATCGCCTGACTTTTGATGAGTGGAAAGATATTTACCGTCAGTTGGTTTATTGGGAGCTGGAGTTGAGCGAGTCCGAAGATTCGGCAATGGATCAGGTTCTTTTTATGCAAAAGGAGGAGGCTAACAAGGCTTTTTTCCGTTTTATAAAAGAGAATTACCAGGATTGGTTTGAGGCTGATTTTGAGGACCGCCCGATGTTGTCGCCCGATATTTTTAAGCACCGTGTTTTTCCGCACCTCAACGATGGAAAGAAAACTTTTGTTTTGATTGTTGACAATCTTCGTTACGATCAGTGGCGGATATTCAGTCCCGAGATAAATAACTATTTTCGCACGGTAACAGAAGACCTGTACTGCGGGATTTTGCCCACGGCAACCATGTATGCACGTAATGCAATGTTTGCCGGATTAATGCCTTCAGAAATTGAAAAGGTGTACCCGCAATTGTGGCTCGACGACGATAACGAAGGACACAAAAACAGGAACGAAGAAGAATTGTTGCGTAAGCAGCTGGAGCGTTTTGCACGCAAAGAAAGCCTGTATTTTGAAAAAGGATCGGGAGCTAAAAAAGAGCGCTGGGTAACCGAAAATCTCAATAATATTCTGAAGAATGATCTTTCGGTAATGGTGGTGAATTTTGTGGATATGATTTCGCATGCCCGTACCGAAATGGATATGATACGCGAGTTGGCCAACAACGAAAAAGCTTATCGTTCACTCACATTAAGCTGGTTTAAAAATTCGTCGTTACTGGAGTTGTTGAAGGCGCTGGCTGATGAAGATATTCGTGTGGTAATTACCACCGACCACGGTGCTATTCGTGTTGATAATCCGGTGAAGATTATTGGCGACCGCGAAACCAACACCAACTTACGTTACAAGCTGGGTAAGAATTTGAATTTTAAATCGAAAAATGTATTTGAGATTCGTGATCCGCGAAGCATTTACCTGCCATCGCGGAATGTGAGTACCAGCTATGTTTTTGCTCAGGGAAGCGACTTTTTTGCCTATCCGAATAACTACAATTATTACGCTAATTATTACAAAGATACTTTTCAGCATGGAGGAATATCTATGGAGGAGTTAATTATTCCGGTAGTTACGTTGGACCCTAAAAAGTAG
- a CDS encoding Mrp/NBP35 family ATP-binding protein gives MADIPRKLIVPKDVTDALRTVKYPGSDEDVVQLEMPQEIRIAGQRVSFSLFFQKSNDPNIEALVLACEAAIKKYLGEQVEIEDNIAVKFIHDMERPVLPKVKNIVAIASGKGGVGKSTVAVNTAVALAKSGAKVGLLDADIFGPSIPKMFGVEGERPAGVKIDDREMINPLEKYGVKFLSVGFFVDPDSAIIWRGPMASNALKQLISEGNWGDLDYLLIDLPPGTSDIHLTLVQSVPVTGAVIVTTPQDVALADVVRGTSMFQSKSVDVPVLGLVENMAWFTPEELPENKYYIFGKEGGKKLADKLGLPLLGQIPIVQSIREGGDEGTPVAANGDSITGMAFADVADKVKHRVHVRNIQMAPTKKVKITRK, from the coding sequence ATGGCAGATATACCAAGAAAATTAATTGTCCCCAAAGATGTTACCGATGCCTTGCGCACTGTAAAATATCCGGGAAGTGACGAAGATGTGGTGCAACTGGAAATGCCACAGGAAATCCGCATTGCCGGGCAACGTGTAAGTTTCTCGCTGTTTTTTCAGAAAAGTAACGACCCGAATATTGAAGCACTTGTTCTGGCTTGCGAAGCGGCCATAAAAAAATACCTTGGTGAGCAGGTTGAGATTGAAGATAATATTGCCGTGAAATTCATTCACGATATGGAACGCCCGGTTTTACCCAAGGTTAAGAATATTGTGGCCATCGCATCAGGTAAAGGCGGTGTTGGTAAATCAACTGTTGCCGTAAATACTGCAGTTGCTCTGGCAAAAAGTGGTGCAAAAGTGGGATTACTGGATGCCGATATTTTTGGCCCGTCAATTCCAAAAATGTTTGGTGTTGAAGGCGAACGTCCGGCAGGTGTAAAAATCGACGACAGAGAGATGATCAATCCGCTGGAAAAATATGGTGTGAAATTCCTATCGGTAGGTTTTTTTGTTGATCCCGACAGTGCCATTATCTGGCGTGGACCAATGGCATCAAACGCCTTGAAACAATTAATCTCGGAAGGAAACTGGGGCGACCTGGATTATTTGTTGATCGACCTGCCTCCGGGCACCAGTGATATTCACCTTACTCTGGTACAAAGTGTTCCGGTAACCGGAGCTGTCATTGTAACTACTCCGCAAGATGTGGCACTGGCCGATGTGGTGCGAGGAACCAGCATGTTCCAAAGTAAGTCGGTTGATGTTCCGGTATTGGGCTTGGTAGAAAATATGGCGTGGTTTACACCGGAAGAGCTGCCCGAAAATAAGTACTACATTTTTGGTAAAGAAGGTGGTAAAAAACTAGCCGATAAATTGGGCTTGCCATTGTTAGGGCAAATTCCAATTGTTCAGAGCATCCGCGAAGGTGGCGATGAAGGAACACCGGTGGCTGCCAACGGCGATTCCATTACCGGAATGGCTTTTGCCGATGTGGCTGATAAAGTGAAACACCGTGTTCATGTGCGTAACATCCAAATGGCGCCAACTAAAAAGGTAAAAATCACCAGAAAATAA
- a CDS encoding ARMT1-like domain-containing protein: protein MNYECLICQVKALQKRMDKYEIAEEKRNTIVSQAISTIAGIDLDKSFSPEITSNILRELEKESDVKDPYAAEKKESNQALLGRYKEFKTKVDKSDDKFDTALRYAIAGNIIDFGPTHQFDVDETIERVFQTSFAVDDSEALKSEIEKAKTILYLGDNCGEIVMDKLFLETIGHSNVIFAVRDQPILNDATLKEAREVGLHEVASLITNGDNTPSTLLHRVSKEFLEIYRSADLIISKGMGNFEGLMDESDPRLFYLLMIKCPVIGQKVGAEKGDFVVKRSRN, encoded by the coding sequence ATGAACTACGAATGCCTTATTTGCCAGGTAAAAGCGCTGCAAAAACGTATGGACAAATACGAGATTGCAGAAGAAAAAAGAAATACAATTGTTAGTCAGGCCATTTCAACCATTGCAGGAATTGACCTCGACAAAAGTTTTTCGCCCGAAATTACCAGCAATATTCTAAGGGAACTGGAGAAAGAATCGGATGTAAAAGATCCGTATGCAGCTGAAAAAAAAGAAAGCAACCAGGCATTATTAGGTCGATATAAGGAGTTCAAAACAAAAGTGGATAAGTCAGATGATAAATTTGATACGGCATTGCGTTACGCCATTGCCGGAAACATTATCGACTTTGGGCCAACGCACCAATTTGATGTTGACGAAACAATTGAACGGGTATTCCAAACCTCCTTCGCCGTAGACGATTCGGAAGCCTTAAAATCCGAGATAGAAAAAGCCAAAACCATTTTATATCTGGGCGACAATTGCGGCGAAATTGTAATGGACAAACTTTTCCTGGAAACCATTGGTCACTCAAATGTGATATTTGCAGTTCGCGACCAGCCAATTTTAAATGATGCCACCTTAAAAGAAGCCCGTGAAGTTGGATTGCACGAAGTTGCTTCGTTAATCACCAACGGCGATAATACACCATCAACACTGTTGCACCGCGTAAGTAAAGAGTTTTTGGAGATCTACCGCTCAGCCGATCTCATTATCTCAAAAGGCATGGGCAATTTTGAAGGATTGATGGATGAAAGTGACCCGCGCCTGTTTTATCTGCTAATGATAAAATGCCCGGTTATCGGCCAAAAAGTTGGTGCCGAAAAAGGGGATTTTGTGGTGAAACGGAGTAGGAACTGA
- a CDS encoding gliding motility lipoprotein GldH, producing MSRFFQVILFAGIVMLLAACNSQSVFDKYKPIDKGVWNKDSLVVFKVPVTDTLQNHNLYINVRNNVDYRYSNLWLFVNIKQPSGEAVQDTFEMLLADPSGKWLGEGFGGLKTREAIYWRNVFFPHSGDYTISLQQGMRNDELKGISDVGVRVEKIK from the coding sequence ATGAGTCGTTTTTTTCAAGTTATACTTTTTGCGGGAATTGTGATGTTGCTGGCAGCGTGCAATTCGCAGAGTGTTTTCGATAAATACAAGCCGATAGACAAAGGCGTTTGGAACAAAGATTCGCTGGTGGTGTTTAAGGTGCCGGTTACCGATACCCTTCAAAATCACAACCTTTATATTAATGTGCGCAACAATGTAGATTACCGCTACAGCAACCTGTGGTTGTTTGTTAATATAAAGCAACCTAGTGGCGAGGCTGTTCAAGATACTTTTGAAATGTTGCTGGCCGATCCGTCGGGAAAATGGCTGGGCGAAGGTTTTGGCGGGCTAAAAACCCGCGAGGCAATTTACTGGAGAAATGTGTTCTTCCCTCACTCGGGCGATTACACCATAAGTTTACAGCAAGGCATGCGAAACGACGAGTTAAAAGGAATTTCCGACGTGGGTGTTCGTGTGGAAAAAATCAAATAG
- a CDS encoding ABC transporter permease, with the protein MGFFFHIGRYFSMLKRVFARPEKHKLYFRQLFHEIDNLGVNSVGIVIIISIFIGGIMTIQFAYSMANPIYPSELVGLGTRDTLLLEFSSTMLALIMAGKVGSNITSEIGTMRVTEQIDSLEIMGVNSASFLILPKIIAVVFIFPFLYIISVFFGLLGGLVTGPIAGVITIPEYINGIQWLFYPYYITFSIIKSLFFGFLVASVPAYFGYYVQGGALEVGKASTKAVVNTNILILFFDLILTRLLLT; encoded by the coding sequence ATGGGGTTTTTCTTTCATATAGGCCGATATTTTTCGATGCTGAAACGGGTTTTTGCGCGACCCGAGAAACACAAGCTGTATTTCAGGCAGTTGTTTCACGAGATAGATAACCTGGGAGTAAACTCGGTGGGTATCGTAATTATCATTTCGATTTTTATTGGCGGAATTATGACCATCCAGTTCGCCTACAGTATGGCGAATCCGATATACCCTTCGGAATTGGTTGGTTTGGGAACCCGCGATACCTTGCTACTTGAATTCTCATCGACCATGCTGGCACTTATAATGGCCGGAAAAGTGGGATCGAATATCACCTCCGAAATAGGAACGATGCGTGTTACCGAACAAATCGATTCGCTGGAAATTATGGGTGTAAACTCGGCCAGTTTTCTTATCCTACCTAAAATAATTGCGGTGGTTTTTATCTTTCCGTTTCTGTACATTATTAGTGTATTTTTTGGTTTGCTGGGAGGTTTGGTAACCGGACCGATTGCCGGTGTTATTACCATCCCGGAATATATCAATGGAATTCAGTGGTTATTTTACCCGTATTACATTACTTTCTCGATAATAAAATCGTTGTTTTTTGGATTTTTGGTGGCCTCGGTGCCGGCCTATTTTGGCTACTATGTGCAGGGCGGCGCCCTCGAAGTTGGTAAAGCCAGTACAAAAGCCGTGGTAAATACCAATATCCTCATCCTGTTTTTCGACTTAATTTTAACCCGCCTGCTTTTAACCTGA